The Streptomyces nigra genome includes the window CACCGCCGATGACGATCAGGTGTTCCGGAAGCCGGTCCAGGCGCAGAAGCGTCTCGCTCGTGAGGGGCTCCGCCTCGGCGAGCCCGGGAAGGTCGGGCATCGCGGGGGTGGTACCGGTGTTGATCACCACGTCCTTGCCGCGCAGGATCCGGCTGCCACCGTCGTTCAGGTCGACCCGGACCGTGCGCTCACCCGTGAAACGGGCGGTTCCCAGGATGAAGTCCATACCGCTGTCGATGAACTGGCGGTGGTTGAGGTCGACCATCCCGTCGACCACGCCCTCCTTGTGCGCGCGGAGGAGAGCCAGGTCGGCCACAGCCTCGCCGGTGCGGATGCCCACCTGTTCCGCACGGCTCAGGCTGTCGAGGAGTCTGGCGCTGGTGACCAGGCTCTTGGTCGGAATGCACGCCACGTTGATGCACGTGCCGCCGATCATGCCCTGCTCCACCATGGCCACTCGGCCGCCTCCGCGGGCGATGTCCATCGCGAGGGTCTTGCCGCCCTTCCCGCCCCCGACGACAAGGAGATCGACCTCTTCCACGCCGGTGTCCACCTGCGCCATGCCCCGCTCCTTCACCGCGAATGCCGTCCCCCCATCCTCATCCGCATAGCCGTCGGTCGCATCCGGCATCGGCATCGTCGGCCGTACGGAACCGGAGTTGTCACCGCGCGTGTCGGCCTCGTACGGAGTGTGCTCGCCGTCAGCGCAGCCGGTGGGCACGTGCGGGGCCCGCGCGAAGCGCCGACCCCGGGGGTGCGGAGGGGCGATCGGATGGAGCTGCGTCCCAATACCGCGCACCGCCGGCCAGGCCGTACCCCATGAAGCACACCCGGTCTGACCGAGCGCGCCTACGGGTGTGTGTCCGTGATCGCGATGACCTGGTCGAGGCGATCCCTGGCGGCCTCCAGTTCGTCGATCTTGGCCTGGATGCGTTCGCGCTCGATGCGCAGCATGGCTCGCTGGTCGGCGTCGGTGTGGCCGGCTTCCCAGCACGGAAGCAGTTCGGTGATCCTCTGACTGGTCAGGCCGGCGGCGTACATCTGCTGGAAGAACCGGACCTTGGCGATGGCGTCCTGCCGGTACAGACGCTGGCCGGACGGGCTGCGCTCCGGGGTGAGCAGTCCCTGCTCCTCGTAGTAGCGCACGGCGCGCACCGAGACGCCGGCGCCCCGTGCCACCTCACCGATGCGGATCAAGCGCTCGGTCGTGTCCGTTGTGACAGACAACGGTGACTCCTTTCACCCTGCCGCCGACGATCAGCGCTTGCCTCTGACGTCAACGTCAGGTTTTAGCGTACGGGACATGGACATCAAGAACTCCGTCGCCCTTGTCACCGGAGCAAACCGTGGCTTGGGCCGCGCTTTCGCTCAGCGTCTGCTGGAGCGGGGCGCCCACAAGGTCTACGCGACAGCCCGCCGCCCGGAGACCGTGGACCTGCCCGGCGTCGAGGTGCTGCCCCTCGACATCACCGACCCCACGTCCGTCAGGGCCGCCGCCGAGGCCGCCCCGGACGTCTCGCTCCTCATCAACAACGCCGGAATCAGTACGGGGACGGACCTCGTGACCGGTTCGCCGGACACGTTGCGCCAGGAACTGGAGACCAACATGTTCGGCCACCTCGAAATGATCCGGCACTTCGCGCCGACCCTGGCCGGGAACGGCGGGGGCGCCGTCGTCAACGTCCTCTCCGCCATGTCGTGGTTCGGCGGCAAGGGGGCCAACTCCTACCACCTGACCAAGGCCGCGGCGTGGGCCATGACCAACGGTGTGCGCCTGGAGCTCGCCGATCAGGGCACGCTCGTCACGGCCGTGCACCTGGGCCTTGCCGACACCGATATGGCCGCTGGCTGGCCCGTGGCGAAGATCGCTCCGTCCGACCTTGCCGACGCCGCTCTCGACGGTGTCGAATCCGGGGCCGCGGAGGTCCTCGCCGACCAGTGGAGCCGGGATGTGAAGTCACGTCTGCCCCTGGCGCCGGAGGAGTTCAACGCCGCCATGGACCACGCTCTGGCGGCACTGCCGGCCGGCTGACAGGCCGCCACCTCGGGCAGCGCGGAGGGCAGTCGGCTGCTCCTCCGCGGGCTGCCGGCCCCTCTGCGGTTCCAGGAGGTCGGCCGACGACCGCGGTCACGGCCACGAGGGTACTCATGGGCGGGGCGGAAGACGTCGACGCCTTCTCCCACTCAGGTTGCGCCGCCCTCAGGTGCTCGTTCGTCGGCCGGCTGACGCTCTCTCCCGCCCGGGTGGCGCTGCCGCCAGATCAAGAAGACCGCACAGGACACCACCGCCCAGCCGGTCAGCACCAGGAACGGGAAGGCGTGCTGGTGCCCGGCGAAGTACACCGCCGTGTGCTGGGCGTTGACCGAGGCGCCGGGCGGCAGCCACCGTCCGACCGCGCCCAGCACGGACGGCAACAGCGGCCACGAGACCGCACCGCCCGACGACGGGTTGCCCAGCACGACCATCACACCCCAGGTCGGGATCATCGCCCAACGCCCCATCAGCGTGTTGAACATCGTGAAGGTCATGCCGCTGGTGAACATGGTGAGCGCCAGGATCGACCACGACTCGGCGAACGGCAGCTCGAGCGCCCCGAGCAGCCAGTCCACGGCCGCCGCGATCGCGAAACCCCCCAGCAGCGCATAGGTGGCGGTGAAGGCGATCCGTTCCGCGGGCGTGAGCGCCGGAGCATGAACGCTGAGTTGGATCGCGCCGATGAAACCGATGATCACCGCGGCGAGCGAGATGTAGAAGATCGCGAGGCCTCGGGGGTCCCCCTTCTGCAGCGGATTGACGTCGCGGACGGTCACCGACACGCCCGTTTCCCGCCCCACCGCCGGAGCCGCCTGCCTCAGCAGTTCCGCGACCGAGGCGCCCGAAGCCGACGTCACGTCCAGCACCACGTGCCGCCCGCCGTCGCGCAGCTCGAAGATGGCGAAATCACGCTGCTCCTCGACGGCCTCCAGCGCCGCCTCCCGCGAGTCGTACACGTGTGTGGTCACCGAGGAGTTGAGCGCCTTGCCCAGCCCCGCCAGATACTCCTCGCCCCGCTCAGCCTCGAACGACCCGATGACGGCCGTCGGAAGCCGGTGTGGGGTCGGGTTCGCCATCGCATACGTGTACGACCAGGCGAACAGCCCGGCCGCCACGGACACGATGAGCACCAGCACAATCGCCGGCCACTGGGGGCTCCCGCGAAGACGGGCCCAGCGGCCCTCGGGCCCTTCCCGATCGTCCTGCACGCCGCCCGTCCCTCATCCCTCGCACTCGCGTCGCCGACTCACACTCAGCGGATCCAGGCGCCGGAAGCCGCATCCGCCCGTCGCCCCGGACGGCCGAATCGAGCGAGTCAGATGGAGAGGACACCACGCCACGACGGCCTGCCTCAGCAGCGTCGCTCCGTTCCGTCCGG containing:
- a CDS encoding ABC transporter permease yields the protein MAAGLFAWSYTYAMANPTPHRLPTAVIGSFEAERGEEYLAGLGKALNSSVTTHVYDSREAALEAVEEQRDFAIFELRDGGRHVVLDVTSASGASVAELLRQAAPAVGRETGVSVTVRDVNPLQKGDPRGLAIFYISLAAVIIGFIGAIQLSVHAPALTPAERIAFTATYALLGGFAIAAAVDWLLGALELPFAESWSILALTMFTSGMTFTMFNTLMGRWAMIPTWGVMVVLGNPSSGGAVSWPLLPSVLGAVGRWLPPGASVNAQHTAVYFAGHQHAFPFLVLTGWAVVSCAVFLIWRQRHPGGRERQPADERAPEGGAT
- a CDS encoding SDR family oxidoreductase, whose translation is MDIKNSVALVTGANRGLGRAFAQRLLERGAHKVYATARRPETVDLPGVEVLPLDITDPTSVRAAAEAAPDVSLLINNAGISTGTDLVTGSPDTLRQELETNMFGHLEMIRHFAPTLAGNGGGAVVNVLSAMSWFGGKGANSYHLTKAAAWAMTNGVRLELADQGTLVTAVHLGLADTDMAAGWPVAKIAPSDLADAALDGVESGAAEVLADQWSRDVKSRLPLAPEEFNAAMDHALAALPAG
- a CDS encoding MerR family transcriptional regulator, which produces MSVTTDTTERLIRIGEVARGAGVSVRAVRYYEEQGLLTPERSPSGQRLYRQDAIAKVRFFQQMYAAGLTSQRITELLPCWEAGHTDADQRAMLRIERERIQAKIDELEAARDRLDQVIAITDTHP